From one Trifolium pratense cultivar HEN17-A07 linkage group LG1, ARS_RC_1.1, whole genome shotgun sequence genomic stretch:
- the LOC123914055 gene encoding U-box domain-containing protein 32-like isoform X2 → MGSIQEPVSLPEEQLEVVQNDTVYVAVGNNAEKNHKLLHWVIQNFSGKKICLLHILIPDLVNSFNTNVSEYEHKDHAIKAFKEHGSQKVHEFLDQYILTLVPAGASKLLIEKDNIEKGIKEAIFQHNIRCLVMGAAADRHKTGLDSEDTPGIETTPVLLMLDSNTEAKQSEKIKSELIPNVLKYLDSSDMEETENIIARTKLTELVIHEDDEALQNWRAKEISRRKEVEKQLARKKQDVLEMKNQRDKIIYELQMVRDQSSALRNQLFESNCTATELEEKFLSAVDLLISFKEKRDKLRIEHANAVRKVKVLTKIGEADTTSSYVVEFPTFSFMEINEATHDFDQSWKIGEGRYGCVYKGLLRNMLVAIKMLPSYGCQSQLEFQLQVEVLSRVRHPNLLTLIGSCAESKSLVYEYLNNGSLESHLACKNKTPLPWQIRISIATDICSTLIFLHSSEPCIVHGNLKPSKVLLDANFVAKLGDLGIPYLVQHSVDSADSSPVICNNSHENLAYVDPEYLDTGKLTPESDVYSFGIILLQLLTGRPLSGLVRDMRCALEKENLKTVLDSSAGEWPLYQTTQLAYLALRCCEKTWLNRPDLVSEVWSVLKPFRTICIDRRQELTSKKLQRAPSHFVCPIVQEVMEDPYIAADGFTYEEEAIRGWLDSGHDTSPMTNLTLEHTDLVPNYALHNAIREWQQQ, encoded by the exons ATACAAATGTCTCTGAATATGAACATAAAGACCATGCAATTAAGGCATTCAAGGAGCATGGTAGTCAAAAGGTGCATGAATTCCTAGACCAGTACATCCTCACTCTGGTCCCAGCAGGG GCCTCTAAATTGTTGATCGAGAAGGACAATATTGAGAAAGGGATCAAAGAAGCTATTTTTCAACACAATATTAGATGTCTTGTAATGGGAGCAGCTGCAGACAGACATAAGACAGG GTTAGATAGTGAAGACACGCCTGGAATAGAGACTACGCCTGTTTTGTTGATGCTCGACTCAAATACAGAAGCCAAACAAtctgaaaaaattaaatcagaATTGATTCCTAATGTATTGAAATATTTAG ATTCTAGTGATATGGAAGAGACTGAAAACATTATTGCAAGGACAAAGTTGACAGAATTGGTTATTCATGAG GATGATGAAGCATTACAAAACTGGCGTGCTAAGGAGATAAGTAGAAgaaaagaagttgaaaaacaacTGGCAAGGAAAAAGCAAGACGTACTAGAAATGAAGAATCAGCgagataaaataatatatgaattaCAAATGGTCCGAGACCAAAGTTCAGCTCTTAGAAACCAATTGTTTGAGTCCAATTGTACAGCAACTGAGTTGGAAGAGAAGTTTCTATCTGCTGTGGACCTTTTGATAAGTTTCAAGGAAAAACGAGATAAGCTAAGGATAGAACATGCAAATGCAGTTAGGAAAGTCAAAGTGCTGACAAAAATTGGAGAAGCGGATACTACATCCTCTTATGTGGTAGAATTCCCTACATTTTCTTTCATGGAGATCAATGAGGCAACTCATGATTTTGACCAATCTTGGAAAATTGGTGAGGGAAGGTATGGATGTGTTTACAAGGGACTGCTTCGCAACATGCTTGTTGCCATAAAAATGCTACCCTCTTATGGTTGCCAGAGCCAATTGGAGTTCCAGCTTCAG GTAGAGGTTTTAAGTAGAGTAAGACATCCAAATCTGTTAACGCTAATTGGAAGCTGTGCAGAGTCTAAGTCACTTGTGTATGAATACCTAAACAATGGTAGCCTTGAAAGCCATCTTGCCTGCAAAAACAAGACTCCACTTCCATGGCAAATTCGAATATCTATTGCTACTGACATATGCTCTACTCTTATCTTCCTTCACTCCAGTGAGCCTTGTATTGTCCATGGGAATTTGAAGCCTAGTAAGGTTCTCCTAGATGCTAACTTTGTTGCCAAACTTGGTGACTTGGGGATTCCTTATTTAGTCCAGCATAGTGTGGATTCAGCTGACTCAAGCCCAGTAATATGTAACAACTCTCATGAAAATTTGGCGTATGTGGATCCAGAGTATCTTGACACTGGTAAACTTACACCAGAATCAGATGTGTATTCATTTGGAATCATACTGTTGCAACTTTTAACTGGAAGACCACTTTCGGGGCTAGTTAGAGATATGAGATGTGCATTGGAAAAAGAAAATCTTAAAACTGTGTTGGACTCGTCAGCTGGTGAATGGCCTCTTTATCAAACCACACAACTGGCATATTTAGCATTGAGGTGTTGTGAGAAGACTTGGTTAAACCGGCCAGATCTTGTGTCAGAAGTCTGGAGTGTTCTTAAACCATTCAGAACTATTTGCATAGACAGGAGACAAGAGTTGACTTCTAAGAAGCTTCAACGAGCTCCTtctcattttgtctgtccaaTTGTCCAG GAAGTTATGGAAGATCCATACATAGCTGCAGATGGCTTTACATATGAAGAAGAGGCAATAAGAGGATGGTTGGACAGTGGTCACGACACTTCTCCTATGACAAACCTCACACTTGAACACACAGATTTGGTACCTAATTATGCACTACATAATGCCATTCGGGAGTGGCAACAACAGTGA
- the LOC123914055 gene encoding U-box domain-containing protein 32-like isoform X1: MGSIQEPVSLPEEQLEVVQNDTVYVAVGNNAEKNHKLLHWVIQNFSGKKICLLHILIPDLVNSFNTNVSEYEHKDHAIKAFKEHGSQKVHEFLDQYILTLVPAGVQASKLLIEKDNIEKGIKEAIFQHNIRCLVMGAAADRHKTGLDSEDTPGIETTPVLLMLDSNTEAKQSEKIKSELIPNVLKYLDSSDMEETENIIARTKLTELVIHEDDEALQNWRAKEISRRKEVEKQLARKKQDVLEMKNQRDKIIYELQMVRDQSSALRNQLFESNCTATELEEKFLSAVDLLISFKEKRDKLRIEHANAVRKVKVLTKIGEADTTSSYVVEFPTFSFMEINEATHDFDQSWKIGEGRYGCVYKGLLRNMLVAIKMLPSYGCQSQLEFQLQVEVLSRVRHPNLLTLIGSCAESKSLVYEYLNNGSLESHLACKNKTPLPWQIRISIATDICSTLIFLHSSEPCIVHGNLKPSKVLLDANFVAKLGDLGIPYLVQHSVDSADSSPVICNNSHENLAYVDPEYLDTGKLTPESDVYSFGIILLQLLTGRPLSGLVRDMRCALEKENLKTVLDSSAGEWPLYQTTQLAYLALRCCEKTWLNRPDLVSEVWSVLKPFRTICIDRRQELTSKKLQRAPSHFVCPIVQEVMEDPYIAADGFTYEEEAIRGWLDSGHDTSPMTNLTLEHTDLVPNYALHNAIREWQQQ; the protein is encoded by the exons ATACAAATGTCTCTGAATATGAACATAAAGACCATGCAATTAAGGCATTCAAGGAGCATGGTAGTCAAAAGGTGCATGAATTCCTAGACCAGTACATCCTCACTCTGGTCCCAGCAGGG GTACAGGCCTCTAAATTGTTGATCGAGAAGGACAATATTGAGAAAGGGATCAAAGAAGCTATTTTTCAACACAATATTAGATGTCTTGTAATGGGAGCAGCTGCAGACAGACATAAGACAGG GTTAGATAGTGAAGACACGCCTGGAATAGAGACTACGCCTGTTTTGTTGATGCTCGACTCAAATACAGAAGCCAAACAAtctgaaaaaattaaatcagaATTGATTCCTAATGTATTGAAATATTTAG ATTCTAGTGATATGGAAGAGACTGAAAACATTATTGCAAGGACAAAGTTGACAGAATTGGTTATTCATGAG GATGATGAAGCATTACAAAACTGGCGTGCTAAGGAGATAAGTAGAAgaaaagaagttgaaaaacaacTGGCAAGGAAAAAGCAAGACGTACTAGAAATGAAGAATCAGCgagataaaataatatatgaattaCAAATGGTCCGAGACCAAAGTTCAGCTCTTAGAAACCAATTGTTTGAGTCCAATTGTACAGCAACTGAGTTGGAAGAGAAGTTTCTATCTGCTGTGGACCTTTTGATAAGTTTCAAGGAAAAACGAGATAAGCTAAGGATAGAACATGCAAATGCAGTTAGGAAAGTCAAAGTGCTGACAAAAATTGGAGAAGCGGATACTACATCCTCTTATGTGGTAGAATTCCCTACATTTTCTTTCATGGAGATCAATGAGGCAACTCATGATTTTGACCAATCTTGGAAAATTGGTGAGGGAAGGTATGGATGTGTTTACAAGGGACTGCTTCGCAACATGCTTGTTGCCATAAAAATGCTACCCTCTTATGGTTGCCAGAGCCAATTGGAGTTCCAGCTTCAG GTAGAGGTTTTAAGTAGAGTAAGACATCCAAATCTGTTAACGCTAATTGGAAGCTGTGCAGAGTCTAAGTCACTTGTGTATGAATACCTAAACAATGGTAGCCTTGAAAGCCATCTTGCCTGCAAAAACAAGACTCCACTTCCATGGCAAATTCGAATATCTATTGCTACTGACATATGCTCTACTCTTATCTTCCTTCACTCCAGTGAGCCTTGTATTGTCCATGGGAATTTGAAGCCTAGTAAGGTTCTCCTAGATGCTAACTTTGTTGCCAAACTTGGTGACTTGGGGATTCCTTATTTAGTCCAGCATAGTGTGGATTCAGCTGACTCAAGCCCAGTAATATGTAACAACTCTCATGAAAATTTGGCGTATGTGGATCCAGAGTATCTTGACACTGGTAAACTTACACCAGAATCAGATGTGTATTCATTTGGAATCATACTGTTGCAACTTTTAACTGGAAGACCACTTTCGGGGCTAGTTAGAGATATGAGATGTGCATTGGAAAAAGAAAATCTTAAAACTGTGTTGGACTCGTCAGCTGGTGAATGGCCTCTTTATCAAACCACACAACTGGCATATTTAGCATTGAGGTGTTGTGAGAAGACTTGGTTAAACCGGCCAGATCTTGTGTCAGAAGTCTGGAGTGTTCTTAAACCATTCAGAACTATTTGCATAGACAGGAGACAAGAGTTGACTTCTAAGAAGCTTCAACGAGCTCCTtctcattttgtctgtccaaTTGTCCAG GAAGTTATGGAAGATCCATACATAGCTGCAGATGGCTTTACATATGAAGAAGAGGCAATAAGAGGATGGTTGGACAGTGGTCACGACACTTCTCCTATGACAAACCTCACACTTGAACACACAGATTTGGTACCTAATTATGCACTACATAATGCCATTCGGGAGTGGCAACAACAGTGA